The following are from one region of the Heterodontus francisci isolate sHetFra1 chromosome 34, sHetFra1.hap1, whole genome shotgun sequence genome:
- the LOC137349128 gene encoding zinc finger protein 271-like yields MKKLWKCADCGKGFTRSSNLRRHQQVHTGGSPFKSSDCGKRFKSSKDVSTHRHVHTDTPFRCSQCGERFKQSSDLLKHQQVHAGGRPFPCSVCGKGFPNSTNLLIHWRVHTGERPYTCSVCGKGFTQSSNLQTHQRIHTVERPFNCSDCGDRFKSAEELSTHQLIHTDKPFCCSRCGERFGQSTDLLKHQHVHTGARLFTCTKCGKRFANSTRLLTHQRIHTGERPFPCYVCGKDFPNSTNLLIHRRVHTGERPYTCSVCGKGFTQSSSLQTHKRIHTVERPFTCSDCGDRFKSAEELSTHQLIHTDKPFCCSQCGERFGRSADLLKHQRVHTGERPFTCSMCKTGFTNLIDLRAHQRDHPGKRPFTCRVCRKGFTNSTNLLRHRQIHSREKPFNCSVCGNGFFYPSRLESHMRSHTGEKPFICSVCEKGFSNSTELRTHQRVHTGERPYTCSACGKGFTRLSNLQTHQRIHTVERPFNCSDCGGRFKSAEELSTHQLIHTDKPFCCSRCGERFRQSTDLLEHQHVHTGDRPRSRPMRGKASAKSSDLLTHQHIRTRERPFTCSECGIGFTRSSSLTAHQRVHTGETPFTCFV; encoded by the coding sequence atgaagaagctgtggaaatgtgcggactgtgggaagggattcactcggtcctcCAACCTACGGAGACACCAGCAGGTTCACACTGGGGGGAGCCCATTTAAATCCTCCGACTGCGGGAAACGTTTTAAAAGCTCAAAGGACGTGAGTACACACCGGCACGTTCACACTGACACGCCGTTCCGTTGTTCCCAGTGCGGAGAGAGATTCAAGCAGTCGTCTGATCTTttgaaacaccagcaagttcacgCCGGGGGGAGGCCGTTCccatgctccgtgtgtgggaagggtttccctAATTCAACCAACCTGCTGATACActggcgagttcacactggggagaggccgtacacctgctccgtgtgtgggaagggattcactcagtcatccaacctgcagaCACACCAGCGAATCCACACAGTGGAGAGGCCCTTTAACTGCTCCGACTGCGGGGACAGGTTTAAAAGCGCCGAGGAACTGAGTACCCACCAGCTCATTCACACCGACAAACCGTTCTGTTGCTCTCGGTGTGGGGAGAGGTTTGGGCAGTCAACTGACCTCCTGAAACATCAGCATGTTCACACCGGGGCAAGGCTGTTTACCTGCAccaagtgtgggaagagattcgctAATTCAACCAGACTGCTGacgcaccagcgaattcacaccggAGAGAGGCCGTTCCCATGCTACGTGTGTGGGAAGGATTTTCCGAATTCaaccaacctgctgatacaccggcgagttcacactggggagaggccgtacacctgctccgtgtgtgggaagggattcactcagtcgtccAGTCTGCAGACGCACAAGCGAATCCACACTGTGGAGAGGCCTTTTACTTGTTCCGACTGCGGGGACAGGTTTAAAAGCGCCGAGGAGCTAAGTACCCACCAGCTCATTCACACCGACAAACCGTTCTGTTGCTCTCAGTGTGGGGAGAGGTTTGGGCGGTCAGCTGACCTCCTgaaacaccagcgggttcacactggggagaggccattcacctgttccatGTGCAAGACGGGATTCACCAATTTAATTGACCTCCGGGCGCACCAGCGAGATCACCCAGGGAAGAGGCCGTTTACCTGCCGTGTCTGTAGAAAGGGATTCACTAATTCAACCAATCTGCTGAGACACCGGCAAATTCACTCAAGAGAGAAGCCGTTtaactgctccgtgtgtgggaacggGTTCTTTTACCCATCTCGGCTGGAAAGTCACatgcgcagtcacactggggagaagccgttcatttgctccgtgtgtgagaagggattttctaattcaactgaacttcggacacaccagcgagttcacactggggagaggccgtacaCCTGCTCcgcgtgtgggaagggattcactcggttatCCAACCTGCAGACACACCAGCGAATCCACACAGTGGAGAGGCCATTTAACTGCTCCGACTGCGGGGGCCGGTTTAAAAGCGCCGAGGAACTGAGTACCCACCAGCTCATTCACACCGACAAACCGTTTTGTTGCTCTCGGTGTGGGGAGAGGTTCAGGCAGTCAACTGACCTTCTCGAACACCAGCATGTTCACACTGGGGATAGGCCACGCAGCCGCCCCATGCGCGGGAAGGCATCCGCTAAGTCGTCCGACCTTCTTACTCACCAGCATATTCGCAccagggagaggccattcacctgctcagagtgcggAATAGGATTCACCCGTTCATCCAGCCTCACTgctcaccagcgagttcacactggagagacgcCGTTCACCTGCTTCGTGTGA